In the genome of Cystobacter ferrugineus, one region contains:
- a CDS encoding kelch repeat-containing protein, which produces MSHASSPVSSGRVPHAGLWLEDYSLVATSGGALLAGGGAWHPEGDGFTCRSTDGAAFWEASTRSWHPLPLLPQPRQGHAAVGLPDGRVLLVGGRDGTELELRTTLLWEPGTRRFHEGPALLAPRAHPIAVSLADGTGVGARLRLR; this is translated from the coding sequence ATGTCCCATGCCTCATCTCCTGTCTCCAGTGGAAGGGTTCCCCATGCCGGTCTCTGGCTCGAGGACTACAGCCTGGTGGCGACATCCGGCGGAGCGCTCCTCGCGGGGGGAGGTGCGTGGCATCCCGAGGGCGACGGATTCACGTGCCGCTCCACCGATGGCGCGGCGTTCTGGGAGGCCTCGACGCGCTCCTGGCATCCGCTTCCGCTCCTGCCCCAGCCGAGGCAGGGCCATGCCGCGGTGGGCCTGCCAGATGGACGCGTTCTGCTCGTGGGCGGGCGAGATGGCACGGAGTTGGAGTTGCGCACCACGCTCCTCTGGGAGCCCGGGACGCGGCGCTTCCACGAGGGGCCTGCGCTGCTCGCGCCCCGCGCGCATCCCATCGCCGTGAGCCTCGCGGATGGCACCGGTGTTGGTGCTCGGCTCCGACTTCGATGA
- a CDS encoding kelch repeat-containing protein, whose translation MAPVLVLGSDFDDDLNRGTRAEVLWPGASAWEPAGQTVRLFHPGPVCVSGERVVIAGGRDNGFGFAIIDGQHLAPPLNQMTEIWERGGRSWRVTSPLTCAREEAQGVTLSDGRILVVGGWGEGDALGTAEVWDPRTGEWSATGSLPVPRSGFALTALPDGGAAVSGGSLNYADPTETVELWDPVRGTWAPGPSLTGPRAGHHLVEVVPGTFLVVGHSRDAQGDLSTTWEVWRPGA comes from the coding sequence ATGGCACCGGTGTTGGTGCTCGGCTCCGACTTCGATGATGACCTGAATCGCGGAACGCGGGCCGAAGTGTTGTGGCCCGGAGCGAGCGCCTGGGAACCCGCGGGGCAGACCGTGCGTCTGTTCCACCCCGGTCCCGTATGCGTGAGCGGCGAGCGCGTGGTCATCGCGGGCGGTCGGGACAACGGCTTCGGCTTCGCCATCATCGACGGACAGCACCTCGCGCCTCCGTTGAACCAGATGACCGAGATCTGGGAGCGTGGCGGTCGCTCCTGGCGGGTGACGAGCCCCCTGACGTGCGCTCGCGAGGAGGCCCAAGGAGTGACGCTCTCGGATGGGCGCATCCTCGTCGTGGGCGGATGGGGCGAGGGGGACGCCCTGGGGACTGCGGAGGTGTGGGATCCCCGGACGGGCGAGTGGAGCGCCACGGGTTCGCTCCCGGTGCCTCGCTCGGGCTTCGCGCTGACGGCATTGCCCGATGGGGGCGCGGCGGTCTCGGGCGGGAGCCTGAACTACGCGGACCCCACGGAGACGGTGGAACTCTGGGACCCGGTTCGAGGCACGTGGGCGCCAGGGCCCTCGCTCACCGGGCCCCGGGCGGGACACCACCTCGTGGAGGTGGTGCCTGGAACCTTCCTGGTCGTGGGTCACTCCCGCGATGCCCAGGGGGACTTGTCCACCACCTGGGAAGTCTGGCGGCCCGGGGCGTAG
- a CDS encoding HAD family hydrolase, which yields MIRLVVTDMDGTLYSWVDYIVPAVEALVGSVERSTGWPRIKIVQALKKVYSKYESNEYPFVLQESEIFAAFPEFGSFDKLVIEPARIAFKDARRKYLQPFPGVIETLEKLKHRGILVVALTDAPRNPVEVRAKQLKLDQLLDAIYCLPGFDFPKNEDGEMKISRYIEQKEQKGEYRTACRLVELPRDYEKPNPLGLRRICEEMHVSPEETLVIGDALKKDMAVAREVGALDCWAEYGTYISLEYLERLEIISAPAITRRHAASILDGDARKSAHPTRRLSNFSQLLEIIDDASAQT from the coding sequence ATGATTCGACTGGTCGTTACCGACATGGACGGAACGTTGTACTCTTGGGTCGACTACATCGTTCCCGCAGTGGAGGCTCTTGTTGGCTCAGTGGAGCGTTCAACCGGATGGCCACGCATCAAGATCGTGCAGGCGCTCAAGAAAGTCTATTCAAAGTACGAGTCGAACGAGTACCCCTTCGTACTGCAGGAGTCGGAGATCTTCGCGGCATTCCCGGAGTTCGGATCGTTCGACAAGCTAGTCATCGAGCCAGCACGTATTGCTTTCAAGGATGCTCGTAGAAAGTACCTACAGCCGTTCCCGGGAGTCATCGAAACACTTGAGAAGCTGAAACACAGGGGCATCCTGGTGGTGGCGCTAACAGACGCACCACGCAATCCTGTGGAAGTCCGAGCAAAGCAACTCAAACTGGATCAGCTTTTGGATGCCATCTACTGTCTGCCAGGGTTCGACTTCCCAAAGAACGAAGACGGCGAGATGAAGATCTCTCGATACATTGAACAAAAGGAACAAAAAGGAGAGTACCGGACAGCGTGTAGACTTGTGGAACTGCCTCGAGACTACGAGAAGCCGAACCCACTCGGGTTGCGACGCATCTGCGAGGAAATGCATGTTTCTCCTGAGGAAACGCTCGTCATTGGTGACGCGCTCAAGAAGGACATGGCGGTAGCACGGGAAGTTGGTGCGTTGGATTGTTGGGCTGAATACGGCACCTATATTTCATTGGAGTATCTGGAGCGGCTCGAAATCATCTCGGCTCCCGCCATTACCAGGCGTCACGCGGCAAGCATATTGGATGGGGATGCACGCAAGAGTGCGCACCCAACACGTCGTCTTTCCAACTTCTCGCAACTACTTGAGATCATTGACGACGCGTCGGCGCAAACGTGA
- a CDS encoding PEP/pyruvate-binding domain-containing protein, protein MVKTHTAKCLWGVTLLGGLLSAACGKSDSPSTPAIEWTCQAPSTTEAPDFLEQVGCETDFQALASEPIDSSLPGARSVKVVLDTADDNALYFQNSTRYQIHYQFASTHLSGNGLPIVPALASFNASEYFSPERRFVLGTVTYYEGPRLFALELSPYDTASATMITTLFQKVKGSAFFGSELVFHPTSAAVEVEARRLPADIPIKSTDDIYAAIDYQPLTLASGIGRLRFVKAVDLEDEYLSYQDIAVLDEAPNDISVVQGLITEEFQTPLSHVNVLSANRHTPNMGLRGAMTNTTLRALEGKLVQLTVGSTAWSVHAVTEAEAQAFWDAHKPAPVTLPALNLTVKELVDIEDVTPETGSLRDDIKKSVQAFGGKAAHYSILARTPSVPLLEAFAIPVYFYDQFMRQNGFYDQVDAMVADPSFATDPAVRDAKLSALRTAMKQAPLDADFQARLKAKLDQDYPGQSMRFRTSTNSEDLDGFPCAGCYDSHTGDPAEGWEDVLSAIRKTYASAWALRTFEERTYYGIDHKSVGMALLVHHNFPDEEANGVSVTSNPFDVSGLDPAFYVNVQYGGDAEVVSPPAGVTSDQFLYFFNQPNQPVTYFAHSNLVPSGSTVLTATQVHQLGVALEAIHKRFSPAYGPAAGNTGWYAMDVEFKFDDDANPGQPPTLYIKQARPYPGRGQ, encoded by the coding sequence ATGGTGAAGACTCACACAGCGAAGTGCCTGTGGGGCGTGACGCTCCTGGGCGGTCTGCTCTCGGCCGCGTGCGGCAAGAGCGACAGTCCCTCCACCCCCGCCATCGAGTGGACGTGCCAGGCCCCCAGCACCACCGAGGCGCCCGACTTCCTCGAGCAGGTGGGCTGCGAGACGGACTTCCAGGCACTCGCCTCGGAGCCCATCGACTCGAGCCTGCCCGGCGCGCGCTCGGTCAAGGTGGTGTTGGATACGGCGGACGACAACGCGCTCTACTTCCAGAACAGCACGCGGTACCAGATCCACTACCAGTTCGCCTCGACCCACCTGTCTGGCAATGGGTTGCCCATCGTCCCCGCGCTCGCGTCGTTCAATGCCTCCGAGTACTTCAGCCCCGAGCGCCGCTTCGTCCTGGGAACCGTGACGTACTACGAGGGCCCCAGGCTATTTGCGCTCGAGCTGTCACCCTATGACACCGCCTCGGCGACGATGATCACCACGCTGTTCCAGAAGGTGAAGGGCTCGGCCTTCTTCGGCTCGGAGCTGGTCTTCCACCCGACCTCGGCCGCGGTGGAGGTGGAGGCCAGACGGCTGCCCGCGGACATCCCCATCAAGAGCACGGACGACATCTACGCCGCCATCGACTACCAACCGCTGACGCTCGCCTCGGGCATCGGCCGGTTGCGCTTCGTCAAGGCGGTGGACCTGGAGGACGAATACCTGTCCTACCAGGACATCGCCGTGCTCGACGAGGCGCCCAATGACATCTCCGTCGTCCAGGGCCTCATCACCGAAGAGTTCCAGACGCCGCTGTCCCATGTGAACGTGCTGTCCGCCAATCGCCACACGCCCAACATGGGCCTGCGTGGTGCCATGACGAACACCACGCTGCGCGCGCTCGAGGGCAAGCTGGTGCAGCTCACCGTGGGCTCCACCGCATGGTCGGTGCACGCGGTGACCGAGGCCGAGGCCCAGGCCTTCTGGGACGCGCACAAGCCCGCGCCCGTGACGCTGCCCGCGTTGAACCTGACGGTGAAGGAGCTGGTGGACATCGAGGACGTGACGCCCGAGACGGGCTCGCTGCGCGACGACATCAAGAAGTCCGTCCAGGCCTTCGGGGGAAAGGCGGCGCACTACTCCATCCTGGCCAGGACGCCGTCCGTCCCCCTGCTCGAGGCCTTCGCCATCCCCGTCTACTTCTACGACCAGTTCATGCGGCAGAACGGCTTCTATGATCAGGTCGACGCCATGGTGGCGGATCCGAGCTTCGCCACGGATCCCGCCGTGCGCGACGCGAAGCTGAGCGCCCTGCGCACGGCGATGAAGCAGGCGCCGCTCGACGCGGACTTCCAGGCGCGGCTCAAGGCGAAGCTGGACCAGGACTACCCGGGACAGTCCATGCGCTTTCGCACGAGCACCAACAGCGAGGATCTGGATGGGTTTCCGTGCGCGGGCTGCTACGACTCGCACACGGGAGACCCCGCCGAGGGCTGGGAGGACGTGCTGAGCGCCATCCGCAAGACGTACGCGAGCGCCTGGGCGCTGCGCACCTTCGAGGAGCGCACCTACTACGGCATCGACCACAAGTCCGTGGGCATGGCGCTCTTGGTGCACCACAATTTCCCCGATGAGGAGGCCAACGGTGTCTCGGTGACGAGCAACCCGTTCGACGTCTCGGGGTTGGATCCGGCCTTCTACGTGAACGTGCAGTACGGAGGAGACGCGGAGGTGGTGTCACCTCCGGCGGGCGTGACGAGCGACCAGTTCCTCTACTTCTTCAACCAGCCCAACCAGCCGGTGACGTACTTCGCGCACTCGAACCTCGTCCCGAGTGGAAGCACCGTGCTGACGGCCACACAGGTGCACCAGTTGGGCGTGGCGCTGGAGGCCATCCACAAGCGCTTCTCGCCGGCGTACGGGCCGGCAGCGGGCAACACGGGGTGGTACGCCATGGACGTGGAGTTCAAGTTCGACGACGACGCGAACCCCGGCCAGCCCCCCACGCTGTACATCAAGCAGGCCCGCCCCTACCCTGGCCGCGGGCAGTAA
- the tmk gene encoding dTMP kinase, with product MEKRLLKKGLLLAFEGIDGAGKTTQAERLHRLLAEDGWDVIRSKEPTDGQWGLKLRESATAGRLSPQEELDLFIRDRKEHVDTLLDPALRRGQIVIVDRYYFSTAAYQGARGFDPEKILQMNEEFAPPPDLLVFLRCGA from the coding sequence GTGGAAAAGCGCCTCCTGAAGAAGGGTCTGCTCCTCGCGTTTGAGGGCATTGATGGAGCAGGAAAAACCACCCAGGCCGAGCGCCTGCATAGACTGCTTGCCGAAGATGGCTGGGACGTCATCCGAAGCAAGGAACCTACGGACGGACAGTGGGGCCTCAAGCTGCGAGAATCAGCCACGGCTGGTCGGCTCTCTCCTCAGGAGGAACTCGACCTTTTCATTCGAGATCGCAAGGAACACGTTGATACGCTGCTCGACCCTGCGTTGCGGCGGGGTCAAATCGTCATCGTGGATCGATATTACTTCTCCACAGCCGCTTACCAGGGGGCTCGTGGGTTCGATCCCGAAAAAATCCTTCAGATGAACGAGGAGTTTGCTCCACCACCAGATCTCTTGGTGTTCTTGAGATGTGGAGCCTGA
- a CDS encoding AbfB domain-containing protein: protein MTPKISVTDGSYVSGAIGVRTYQAQARFDNLSVRAFSRFESLLQGSFVRHQKSRGRIDHIIFPAEDAEWRVVPGLANASALSLESVNFPGYFLRHRNGELWLDRDDGSSLFKADATWWRRAGLANSALLSFESFNFPGYYLRHREGLLYLNGISTSTDRSDATFRE from the coding sequence GTGACTCCCAAGATTTCGGTGACGGATGGCTCCTATGTGTCCGGTGCCATCGGCGTGCGGACCTACCAGGCCCAGGCGAGGTTCGACAACCTGTCGGTGCGTGCCTTCTCCCGGTTCGAGTCCCTGCTCCAGGGCTCCTTCGTGCGGCACCAGAAATCCCGGGGACGCATCGACCACATCATCTTCCCGGCGGAAGACGCGGAGTGGAGGGTCGTTCCTGGACTGGCGAACGCCTCGGCCTTGTCGCTGGAGTCCGTCAACTTCCCTGGCTACTTCTTGCGGCATCGCAACGGCGAGCTGTGGCTGGACCGCGACGATGGCTCCAGCCTGTTCAAGGCGGATGCGACCTGGTGGAGACGGGCGGGACTGGCCAACAGCGCGCTGCTCTCCTTCGAGTCCTTCAACTTCCCAGGCTACTACCTGCGGCACCGCGAGGGTCTGCTCTACCTGAATGGGATTTCCACGAGCACGGACCGGAGCGACGCGACCTTCCGCGAGTGA